One Rhizobiales bacterium GAS188 DNA window includes the following coding sequences:
- a CDS encoding 5-hydroxyisourate hydrolase — MPQTLAAKGRLTTHVLDTSAGRPAGAMEIVLYGVEAGGRREIKRTVTNADGRCDKPLLAGAEMAAGRYELAFQAGRYFRESGVALPEPAFLDEVLIRFGIADAAAHYHVPLLVSPYGYSTYRGS, encoded by the coding sequence TTGCCGCAGACACTCGCCGCGAAGGGGCGATTGACCACGCATGTGCTCGATACCAGCGCCGGACGCCCGGCGGGAGCGATGGAGATCGTGCTCTACGGCGTCGAGGCCGGCGGGCGGCGGGAGATCAAGCGCACCGTGACCAATGCCGATGGGCGCTGCGACAAGCCGCTGCTTGCCGGCGCCGAGATGGCGGCCGGCCGCTATGAGCTGGCTTTCCAGGCCGGACGCTATTTCCGCGAGAGCGGCGTCGCCTTGCCGGAGCCCGCTTTTCTCGACGAGGTGCTGATCCGCTTCGGCATTGCGGATGCGGCGGCGCATTATCATGTACCGCTTCTGGTCTCGCCCTACGGCTATTCGACCTATCGAGGGAGCTGA
- a CDS encoding OHCU decarboxylase encodes MPSETPYPRDMTGYGRNPPVAAWPKGARVALQFVINYEEGGENNILHGDKASEAFLSEIVGAQPWLGQRHMNMESIYEYGSRAGFWRLWRMFTERQVPVTVYGVATAMARNLEAVAAMREADWEIASHGLKWIDYKDAGAEAEKRDIDEAIRIHTQVTGSRPLGFYQGRSSIHTIPLAIEEQGFLYVADSYADDLPYWLEGAHGPQLAVPYTLDANDMRFATPQGFNSGDQFFAYLKDSLDYLHAEGAERPKMMSVGLHCRLVGRPGRAASLARFIDYALEKGDVWMPRRIDIARHWIAHHPPPGGYRPSRMPRGLFLELFGHVFEHTPQIAEAAHSAGLTASHDTAEGLARAMSGIMRALPREQQLALVRAHPDLAGRLALAGEVTADSAREQASAGLDRLTPHELAALTRMNEHYQQHFGFPFILAVKGRSKEDVIAAMRTRLGSDVDAEFETALGEIEQIALLRLKDRLP; translated from the coding sequence ATGCCGAGCGAAACTCCCTATCCCCGAGACATGACCGGCTATGGCCGCAACCCACCCGTGGCGGCCTGGCCTAAGGGCGCGCGCGTCGCCCTGCAATTCGTCATCAATTACGAGGAGGGCGGCGAGAACAACATCCTGCATGGCGACAAGGCCTCGGAGGCCTTCCTGTCGGAGATCGTCGGCGCTCAGCCCTGGCTCGGCCAGCGGCATATGAACATGGAATCGATCTATGAATACGGTTCGCGCGCCGGCTTCTGGCGGCTGTGGCGGATGTTCACCGAGCGCCAGGTGCCGGTCACGGTCTACGGTGTCGCGACCGCGATGGCGCGCAACCTCGAAGCGGTCGCCGCCATGCGGGAAGCCGATTGGGAGATTGCCAGCCACGGCCTCAAATGGATCGACTACAAGGACGCCGGTGCCGAGGCGGAGAAGCGCGATATCGACGAGGCGATCCGCATCCACACGCAAGTGACGGGATCGCGGCCGCTCGGCTTCTATCAGGGTCGCTCCTCGATCCATACGATCCCGCTAGCCATCGAGGAGCAGGGCTTCCTCTACGTGGCCGACAGCTATGCCGATGACCTGCCTTATTGGCTCGAAGGCGCGCACGGGCCTCAGCTCGCCGTGCCCTATACGCTCGACGCCAACGATATGCGCTTCGCGACGCCGCAAGGCTTCAATTCGGGCGACCAGTTCTTCGCCTATCTGAAGGACAGCCTCGATTACCTGCATGCGGAAGGCGCGGAACGCCCGAAGATGATGTCGGTCGGGCTGCATTGCCGCCTGGTGGGCCGGCCGGGGCGCGCGGCGTCGCTGGCCCGCTTCATCGACTATGCGCTGGAGAAAGGCGATGTCTGGATGCCCCGCCGCATCGACATTGCGCGTCACTGGATCGCCCATCACCCACCGCCTGGCGGCTACCGGCCGAGCCGCATGCCGCGTGGCCTTTTCCTCGAGCTGTTCGGCCATGTCTTCGAGCATACGCCGCAGATCGCCGAGGCCGCCCACAGCGCCGGGCTGACCGCGAGCCACGACACGGCCGAGGGCCTGGCGCGGGCGATGTCGGGGATCATGCGAGCCCTGCCGCGCGAACAGCAACTCGCCCTCGTCAGAGCCCATCCCGATCTTGCGGGCCGCCTGGCGCTGGCGGGCGAGGTCACGGCCGATTCGGCCAGGGAGCAGGCCTCCGCCGGGCTCGACCGCCTCACGCCGCATGAGCTCGCGGCGCTCACCCGCATGAACGAGCATTATCAGCAGCATTTCGGCTTCCCCTTCATCCTCGCCGTGAAGGGGCGTTCGAAGGAAGACGTGATCGCCGCGATGCGCACGCGTCTCGGCTCGGACGTCGATGCCGAGTTCGAGACGGCGCTCGGCGAGATCGAGCAGATTGCGCTCCTCAGACTGAAGGACAGGTTGCCGTGA
- a CDS encoding nucleoside ABC transporter ATP-binding protein, which translates to MGRNLGRNLADPIAQLELTGITKRFGEVLANDAVNLSARKGEIKALIGENGAGKSTLVKIIYGVQHADAGEMRFEGVPVTIANPRAARRLGIGMVFQHFSLFEPMTVLENIAVGMDQALDRRALEREVRAILDAYGLPLDIHRYVDTLSVGERQRIEIVRCLLQKPKLLIMDEPTSVLTPQEADQLFDTLRQLASQGCTVLYISHKLNEIKALCESATILRGGRVVGECDPRAETQRRIAELMIGAELRNVERPEGRSPGEARLEVQHLSLASDEPFGVDLEDISFAARGGEILGIAGVAGNGQKELMLALSGEIPASNASAISLDGIAIGTLPPPTRRQRGLCALPEERNGHAAVVSFSLAENTLLTARERRKLSMGGVIRGAAMRDYARAVIEAFKVKATGQDAPARSLSGGNLQKFVVGREIMQEPLVLAVDQPTWGVDAGAAAAIRQALVDLAARGSAVIVVSQDLDELLSLCDRLAVMNEGRLSEPLIVGEASIEQIGLLMGGVHGVEAARADEEASHAA; encoded by the coding sequence TTGGGGCGAAATCTGGGGCGAAACTTGGCCGATCCAATCGCGCAGCTTGAGCTTACCGGCATCACCAAGCGTTTCGGCGAGGTCCTCGCCAACGACGCCGTGAACCTGTCGGCGCGCAAGGGCGAGATCAAGGCGCTGATCGGCGAGAACGGGGCCGGCAAGTCGACGCTCGTCAAGATCATCTATGGCGTGCAGCACGCCGATGCCGGCGAGATGCGCTTCGAAGGCGTGCCAGTGACGATCGCCAATCCGCGTGCGGCGCGCAGGCTCGGCATCGGCATGGTGTTCCAGCATTTCTCGCTGTTCGAGCCGATGACGGTTCTGGAGAACATCGCGGTCGGCATGGACCAGGCGCTCGACCGGCGGGCGCTGGAGCGCGAGGTGCGCGCCATCCTCGATGCCTACGGGCTGCCGCTCGACATCCATCGTTATGTCGACACGCTTTCGGTCGGCGAGCGCCAGCGCATCGAGATCGTGCGCTGCCTGCTGCAGAAGCCGAAGCTGCTGATCATGGACGAGCCGACCTCGGTGCTGACGCCGCAGGAGGCCGATCAGCTCTTCGACACTTTGCGGCAATTGGCAAGCCAAGGCTGCACGGTGCTCTACATCAGCCACAAGCTCAATGAGATCAAAGCCTTGTGCGAGAGCGCCACGATCCTGCGCGGCGGCCGCGTGGTCGGCGAATGCGACCCGCGGGCCGAGACGCAGCGGCGCATCGCCGAGCTGATGATCGGGGCCGAGCTACGCAATGTCGAGCGCCCCGAGGGTCGCAGCCCGGGCGAGGCGCGCCTCGAGGTCCAGCACCTGTCGCTCGCCAGCGATGAGCCCTTCGGCGTCGATCTCGAGGATATCTCCTTCGCGGCGCGCGGCGGCGAGATCCTCGGCATAGCGGGCGTCGCCGGCAACGGGCAGAAGGAGCTGATGCTCGCGCTCTCCGGCGAGATTCCGGCGTCGAATGCTTCGGCCATAAGTCTCGACGGCATCGCCATCGGAACCTTGCCGCCGCCGACGCGGCGCCAGCGCGGCCTCTGCGCCCTGCCCGAGGAGCGCAATGGGCACGCCGCAGTCGTGAGCTTCAGCCTCGCGGAGAACACCTTGCTGACCGCGCGCGAGCGCCGGAAGCTCAGCATGGGCGGGGTGATCAGAGGCGCCGCCATGCGCGACTATGCGCGCGCGGTGATCGAGGCCTTCAAGGTCAAGGCGACCGGCCAGGACGCGCCGGCGCGCAGCCTCTCGGGGGGCAATCTGCAGAAATTCGTCGTCGGACGCGAGATCATGCAGGAGCCGCTCGTGCTCGCCGTCGACCAGCCCACCTGGGGTGTCGATGCGGGCGCGGCCGCGGCCATCCGCCAGGCCCTCGTCGACCTTGCGGCACGCGGCTCGGCGGTCATCGTGGTGTCGCAGGATCTCGACGAGCTCCTATCGCTCTGCGACCGGCTGGCGGTCATGAATGAGGGGCGTCTCTCCGAGCCGCTGATCGTAGGCGAGGCCTCGATCGAGCAGATCGGCCTGTTGATGGGCGGCGTGCATGGAGTTGAAGCGGCGCGCGCTGATGAGGAAGCGAGCCATGCCGCTTAG
- a CDS encoding xanthine dehydrogenase small subunit — translation MSAKRTSLRFICGDADRELSGFDPTLTILDWLRLDERRMGTKEGCAEGDCGACTVVVGKLDGDRVVYRAIDACIAPLACLDGHRLLTVEHLKRDGVLHPVQQAMVDQHGSQCGFCTPGIVMSLFALWLEEDAASEERIEDALAGNLCRCTGYQPIIAAGTEMFRQGAVAKAEWRSEQASMVKRLTALRDDRMLEIVKDGRSFVAPADLDSFAEAYARDPDATIVAGATDAGLWITKEMRVLNRVLYPGRIAALSGVTDAGGELTIGAMTSLTDATEALGHIHPQLGELLRRFGGEQVRNAGTVGGNIANGSPIGDLPPALIALGATLLLRHGKERRELPLEAFFLAYKQQDRRPGEFVEAVRVPKLDAASLFHASKISKRFDEDISALCGAFHLTLDAKGAVAAARLAYGGMAGTPKRAAAAEAALIGQPWDEEAAERAAAALEQDFKPLDDWRASSRYRMLCAQNLLRRFAIESGETIETRVAGRLADIRLARRGEAPTARGI, via the coding sequence TTGAGCGCAAAACGGACATCCCTGCGCTTTATCTGCGGCGACGCGGACAGGGAGCTGTCGGGCTTCGACCCGACGCTCACCATCCTCGACTGGCTGCGCCTCGACGAGCGGCGCATGGGCACCAAGGAAGGCTGCGCCGAAGGCGATTGCGGCGCCTGCACCGTGGTGGTGGGCAAGCTCGACGGCGATCGCGTGGTCTACCGGGCGATCGACGCCTGCATCGCCCCGCTCGCTTGCCTCGACGGGCATCGGCTGCTCACGGTCGAGCATCTGAAACGCGACGGGGTGCTGCATCCCGTGCAGCAGGCGATGGTCGATCAGCACGGTTCGCAATGCGGCTTCTGCACGCCCGGCATCGTCATGTCGCTCTTCGCGCTGTGGCTCGAGGAAGATGCGGCGAGCGAGGAGCGCATCGAGGATGCGCTCGCCGGCAATCTGTGCCGCTGCACCGGCTACCAGCCAATCATCGCGGCCGGAACCGAGATGTTTCGCCAAGGCGCTGTGGCCAAGGCCGAATGGCGTTCCGAGCAGGCCTCGATGGTGAAGCGCCTTACAGCCTTGCGCGACGATCGCATGTTGGAGATCGTCAAGGACGGGCGCAGCTTCGTCGCACCCGCCGATCTCGACAGCTTCGCCGAGGCCTATGCGCGCGATCCCGACGCGACCATCGTGGCGGGAGCGACCGATGCGGGGCTGTGGATCACCAAGGAGATGCGCGTCCTCAACCGGGTGCTCTATCCGGGGCGGATCGCGGCCTTGTCCGGTGTGACGGACGCAGGCGGCGAATTGACGATCGGCGCCATGACCAGCCTCACCGACGCGACCGAGGCGCTGGGACATATCCATCCGCAATTGGGCGAATTGCTGCGCCGTTTCGGCGGCGAGCAGGTCCGGAATGCCGGCACTGTCGGCGGCAATATCGCCAACGGCTCGCCGATCGGCGATCTGCCGCCTGCCTTGATCGCGCTCGGCGCGACCTTGCTGCTGCGGCACGGAAAGGAACGCCGCGAGCTGCCGCTCGAGGCCTTTTTCCTCGCCTATAAGCAGCAGGATCGGCGCCCGGGCGAGTTCGTGGAGGCAGTGCGCGTGCCGAAGCTCGACGCGGCCTCGTTGTTCCATGCCTCGAAGATCAGCAAGCGCTTCGACGAGGATATTTCCGCCCTGTGCGGCGCCTTCCACCTGACACTCGATGCCAAGGGTGCGGTCGCCGCGGCCCGCCTCGCCTATGGCGGCATGGCGGGCACGCCGAAGCGCGCCGCTGCGGCCGAGGCCGCGCTGATCGGCCAGCCCTGGGACGAGGAAGCGGCCGAGCGCGCCGCTGCGGCACTCGAGCAGGACTTCAAGCCGCTCGACGATTGGCGCGCCTCGTCCCGCTACCGCATGCTGTGTGCGCAGAATCTGCTGCGCCGCTTCGCGATCGAAAGCGGCGAGACCATCGAGACGCGGGTCGCCGGCCGGCTGGCCGATATCCGCCTCGCCAGGCGCGGCGAAGCCCCGACGGCACGGGGCATCTGA
- a CDS encoding G/U mismatch-specific uracil-DNA glycosylase: MADRREASFDAMADEATRVLILGSLPGAVSLSRRQYYAHPSNQFWRLMEAVIGRDLVRLAYPERKAVLISAGIGLWDVIQSAERVGSLDSNIRYEKPNTLGEFVATLPALRAVCFNGAKASNIGRKQLAADSALTLISLPSSSAAHATMPFERKRQEWLRLNSFLGAAR; this comes from the coding sequence ATGGCCGACAGGAGAGAAGCTTCGTTCGATGCAATGGCTGACGAAGCTACACGAGTCTTGATCTTGGGGAGCCTGCCCGGTGCCGTCTCCCTCAGCCGGAGGCAATACTATGCTCATCCCAGCAATCAGTTCTGGCGCTTGATGGAGGCAGTGATTGGCCGCGACTTGGTGCGATTGGCATATCCCGAACGCAAGGCTGTCCTCATCTCAGCCGGTATAGGACTTTGGGATGTCATCCAATCGGCGGAGCGGGTCGGTAGCCTCGACTCCAATATTCGCTATGAGAAGCCGAATACACTCGGGGAATTCGTTGCGACTCTCCCAGCCTTGCGAGCTGTCTGCTTCAATGGCGCCAAGGCTTCCAATATCGGGCGGAAGCAGCTCGCCGCCGACAGCGCTCTCACGCTCATCTCGTTGCCATCCAGTAGCGCGGCCCACGCCACGATGCCGTTCGAGCGCAAGCGACAAGAGTGGTTGCGGCTCAACTCATTTCTCGGCGCGGCGCGTTGA
- a CDS encoding xanthine dehydrogenase, molybdenum binding subunit apoprotein: MIDRSSSSDARRATIGETRERRGDHRQKPGPASQDKGKLAKPHATSVKCGMHQALPHDSAHKHVAGEALYIDDLPEPAGLSHVYLGLSERAHARIASLDLDAVRAAPGVLAVLTAADIPGINDISSTGRHDEVLLADGLVAYHRQPIFAVVGETRDAARRACLLAKVSYEDLPAIVTVEAARRADAPFVTEPLKLERGEVAEAMRSAPRRLKASMQVGGQEHFYLEGMVALAMPGEDDEVTVLSSTQHPSEIQHMVSHVLGVPSNAVTVEVRRMGGAFGGKETQGSLFACIAALAAKRLGRAVKCRPDRDDDMAITGKRHDFLIDYEVGFDDMGRIEAVDMVYAARCGFSADLSGPVTDRALFHADNCYFYPAVRAVSQPYKTNTCSNTAFRGFGGPQGMLGAERIIEEIAFATGLDPLDIRKRNFYGTGERDVTPYHQRVEDNIIAEIVDGLEASSDYRARRAAIRKANAESRIVKRGLSLTPVKFGISFTATWFNQAGALVHVYTDGSIHLNHGGTEMGQGLYIKVAQVVANEFQVDLERVKITATTTGKVPNTSATAASSGSDLNGMAAQAAARIIKERLIAFIAGKWGVPPTEVIFEAGEVRAGDRTMSFETLVREAYMARIQLSAAGFYSTPKIHWDRKAGRGHPFYYFAYGAAVSEVAIDTLSGEYRVERVDILHDCGRSLNPAIDRGQIEGGFVQGMGWLTTEELWFDTEGRLRTHAPSTYKIPVASDRPRLFNVEMLSGYENCEPTIGRSKAVGEPPLMLAISVLQALSDAVASVADYRFCPRLDAPATPERVLLAVEEMKANRLPAASARLGEGVA, translated from the coding sequence ATGATCGACCGCTCCTCCTCATCGGATGCGCGACGCGCGACGATCGGCGAAACGCGCGAGCGGCGCGGCGATCACCGCCAGAAGCCGGGCCCGGCGAGCCAGGATAAAGGCAAGCTGGCGAAACCGCACGCCACTTCGGTGAAATGCGGCATGCATCAAGCCCTGCCGCATGATTCGGCGCATAAGCATGTGGCGGGCGAAGCTCTTTATATCGACGATCTGCCCGAGCCTGCGGGCCTCTCCCATGTCTATCTCGGCCTCTCCGAGCGTGCCCATGCGCGGATCGCCTCGCTCGATCTCGACGCGGTTCGCGCCGCCCCGGGCGTCCTCGCCGTGCTCACGGCCGCCGACATCCCCGGCATCAACGATATCAGCTCGACCGGCCGCCATGACGAGGTGCTGCTGGCGGACGGGCTCGTTGCCTATCACCGCCAGCCGATCTTCGCGGTGGTCGGCGAGACGCGCGACGCCGCCAGGCGCGCCTGCCTGCTCGCCAAGGTGAGCTATGAGGACCTGCCCGCCATCGTAACGGTGGAGGCGGCCCGGCGTGCCGACGCCCCTTTCGTCACCGAGCCGCTGAAGCTCGAGCGCGGCGAGGTGGCGGAAGCGATGCGTTCCGCGCCGCGGCGCCTCAAAGCCTCGATGCAGGTCGGCGGCCAGGAGCATTTCTATCTCGAGGGCATGGTCGCCCTGGCGATGCCGGGGGAGGACGACGAAGTCACGGTGCTGTCCTCGACACAGCATCCGAGCGAGATCCAGCACATGGTCTCGCATGTGCTCGGCGTGCCCTCGAATGCGGTGACGGTCGAGGTGCGGCGCATGGGCGGCGCCTTCGGCGGCAAGGAGACGCAGGGCAGCCTCTTCGCCTGCATCGCGGCGCTTGCGGCGAAGAGGCTCGGCCGCGCCGTGAAATGCCGCCCCGACCGCGACGACGACATGGCGATCACCGGCAAGCGGCACGATTTCCTGATCGATTACGAGGTCGGCTTCGACGATATGGGCAGGATCGAGGCCGTCGACATGGTCTATGCGGCGCGCTGCGGCTTCTCCGCCGACCTGTCGGGCCCGGTGACCGATCGGGCGCTCTTCCACGCCGATAATTGCTATTTCTACCCGGCCGTGCGCGCCGTCTCGCAGCCCTATAAGACCAATACCTGCTCGAACACCGCCTTTCGCGGTTTCGGCGGACCGCAGGGCATGCTGGGCGCCGAGCGCATCATCGAAGAAATCGCCTTCGCCACCGGGCTCGATCCTCTCGATATTCGCAAGCGGAACTTCTACGGCACTGGCGAACGCGATGTGACGCCCTATCACCAGCGCGTCGAGGACAACATCATCGCCGAGATCGTCGACGGGCTGGAAGCGAGCTCGGATTACCGGGCCCGCCGCGCGGCCATCCGCAAGGCCAATGCCGAGAGCCGCATCGTCAAGCGGGGCCTTTCGCTGACTCCGGTCAAGTTCGGCATCTCGTTTACGGCGACCTGGTTCAACCAGGCCGGCGCTCTCGTGCATGTCTATACGGACGGCTCGATCCATCTCAACCATGGCGGCACCGAGATGGGCCAGGGGCTCTACATCAAGGTCGCCCAGGTCGTGGCCAACGAGTTCCAGGTCGATCTCGAGCGCGTCAAGATCACCGCGACGACGACCGGCAAGGTGCCGAACACCTCGGCGACCGCCGCCTCCTCCGGCTCCGACCTGAACGGCATGGCGGCGCAGGCAGCGGCGCGTATTATCAAGGAGCGGCTCATCGCCTTCATTGCCGGCAAATGGGGCGTGCCGCCGACAGAGGTGATCTTCGAGGCCGGAGAGGTGCGCGCCGGCGACAGGACCATGAGTTTCGAGACATTGGTGCGTGAGGCCTATATGGCGCGCATCCAGCTTTCGGCCGCAGGCTTCTACAGCACCCCGAAAATCCATTGGGACCGCAAGGCGGGACGCGGCCACCCCTTCTATTATTTCGCCTATGGGGCAGCGGTGAGCGAGGTCGCGATCGACACGCTGAGCGGCGAATATCGCGTGGAGCGGGTCGACATCCTGCATGATTGCGGCCGCTCGCTGAATCCGGCGATCGATCGCGGCCAGATCGAAGGCGGCTTCGTGCAGGGCATGGGCTGGCTGACGACCGAAGAGTTGTGGTTCGACACCGAAGGACGACTGCGCACCCATGCGCCCTCGACCTATAAGATCCCGGTAGCGTCGGACCGGCCGCGCCTGTTCAATGTCGAGATGCTCTCAGGCTATGAGAACTGCGAACCGACCATCGGCCGTTCCAAGGCGGTCGGAGAGCCGCCGCTGATGCTGGCCATCTCGGTGCTGCAGGCGCTGTCGGACGCCGTCGCAAGCGTCGCCGATTACCGCTTCTGCCCGCGTCTCGACGCGCCGGCGACGCCCGAGCGCGTGCTGCTCGCCGTCGAGGAGATGAAGGCCAATCGACTGCCAGCAGCGTCGGCACGTTTGGGCGAGGGCGTCGCGTGA
- a CDS encoding molybdenum cofactor sulfurylase has product MSFLAPHLRAALAAGEPAILVTVVRAEGSTPREAGAVMLVTPDASHGTIGGGQLEFHAIDVAREMIGAQIRERLLDLPLGPHLGQCCGGRVELLLRRAGDADLVELAEAEAREAISRPHVLLFGAGHVGLALAQALALLPVTTTLIDDRDTPAPPLPDPVSFEQIDDPETLVAKAPAGAAFVILTHSHALDYRLADAALRRRDAAYVGMIGSATKRARFEHWFLARGGAREALSRFICPIGGKATRDKRPQVIAALAAAEIVGHVLAVAGVDVAPRRLKAAAISAPEAKFGAKSGAKLGRSNRAA; this is encoded by the coding sequence GTGAGCTTCCTTGCCCCCCATCTGCGCGCGGCGCTGGCGGCGGGCGAACCGGCGATCCTGGTTACCGTGGTGCGTGCCGAAGGCTCGACCCCGCGCGAGGCCGGCGCCGTCATGCTGGTGACGCCCGATGCCAGCCACGGCACGATCGGCGGCGGGCAGCTCGAATTCCACGCGATCGATGTGGCGCGGGAGATGATCGGAGCGCAGATTCGCGAAAGGCTGCTCGATCTGCCGCTCGGCCCGCATCTCGGCCAGTGCTGCGGCGGACGCGTGGAGCTGCTGCTGAGACGAGCCGGAGACGCCGATCTCGTCGAACTTGCCGAGGCCGAAGCTCGAGAGGCAATCTCGCGGCCGCATGTCCTGCTCTTCGGTGCCGGCCATGTGGGGCTTGCTCTGGCGCAAGCGCTGGCGCTCCTGCCCGTGACGACGACGCTGATCGACGATCGCGATACGCCCGCCCCTCCGCTCCCTGATCCTGTCTCGTTCGAGCAGATCGACGACCCCGAGACGCTGGTCGCCAAGGCACCGGCAGGCGCGGCTTTCGTCATCCTCACCCATAGCCACGCGCTCGATTATCGTCTTGCCGATGCGGCGCTCAGGCGGCGCGACGCGGCCTATGTCGGCATGATCGGCTCGGCCACGAAGCGAGCCCGCTTCGAGCATTGGTTCCTGGCGCGCGGCGGCGCGCGCGAGGCGCTCTCGCGCTTCATCTGCCCGATCGGCGGCAAGGCGACGCGCGACAAGCGTCCGCAGGTCATCGCGGCCCTGGCGGCGGCGGAGATCGTGGGGCATGTTCTTGCGGTCGCTGGGGTCGATGTTGCGCCCCGAAGATTGAAGGCTGCGGCGATCAGTGCCCCAGAGGCGAAATTTGGGGCGAAATCTGGGGCGAAACTTGGCCGATCCAATCGCGCAGCTTGA
- a CDS encoding allantoate deiminase (manually curated), which produces MSAADPRLGRRVMQRLDELSIDTDEEGRITRLFLSPSHKAAMARVRGWMQAAGLAAHDDAIGNVVGRIEGPSADAPTFILASHIDSVRNAGRYDGGFGVVSAIEVVEELRRTGAKLPFAIEVVAFGDEEGVRFPTTLSGSRALAGTFSHASLSARDADGVSLGEALRGFGCDTAAIAAIARDPARICGYLESHIEQGPVLEAENLALGVVTAIAGTSRFNVTVTGEAGHAGTVPMAHRKDALAGAAAMISAVEVQARATPDVVATVGVISALPGAINVIPAEVRFSVDLRAPADAARHGALAALEGRLHAIAAERGLGLELTPLHEAEATRCDPALIGELSASLARRGHLARELPSGAGHDAMAVASLCPVVMLFLRCQGGISHNPAESITVEDADAAVEVILDFLLHYRPPGRQEIEARLRR; this is translated from the coding sequence GTGAGCGCAGCCGATCCGCGCCTCGGCAGGCGCGTCATGCAACGCCTCGACGAGCTCAGCATCGATACCGACGAGGAAGGCCGCATCACCCGGCTCTTCCTGTCGCCCTCGCATAAGGCCGCCATGGCGCGAGTGCGCGGCTGGATGCAGGCGGCAGGGCTTGCGGCCCATGACGACGCCATCGGCAATGTGGTCGGGCGCATCGAAGGGCCTTCGGCCGATGCTCCGACCTTCATTCTGGCCTCGCATATCGACAGCGTGCGCAATGCCGGCCGCTATGATGGCGGCTTCGGAGTCGTCTCCGCCATCGAGGTCGTGGAGGAGCTGCGGCGAACCGGGGCCAAGCTGCCCTTCGCGATCGAGGTTGTCGCCTTCGGGGACGAGGAGGGGGTGCGCTTCCCGACCACGCTGTCGGGCTCGCGCGCGCTTGCCGGCACATTCTCGCATGCCAGCCTGTCGGCGCGCGACGCGGATGGCGTGTCGCTCGGCGAGGCCTTGCGCGGCTTCGGTTGCGATACCGCGGCGATCGCAGCCATCGCCCGCGATCCGGCCCGCATCTGCGGTTATCTCGAAAGCCATATCGAGCAGGGGCCGGTGCTGGAGGCCGAGAACCTGGCGCTCGGCGTCGTCACGGCGATTGCGGGAACGAGCCGCTTCAATGTCACGGTGACGGGCGAGGCGGGCCATGCCGGAACCGTGCCGATGGCGCATCGCAAGGACGCGCTCGCAGGGGCCGCGGCGATGATCTCGGCGGTCGAGGTGCAGGCGCGCGCGACGCCTGATGTGGTGGCGACGGTCGGGGTGATCTCGGCGCTGCCGGGAGCGATCAACGTCATTCCGGCCGAGGTCCGCTTCAGCGTCGACCTGCGGGCGCCGGCGGACGCGGCGCGCCACGGCGCCCTCGCGGCTCTCGAAGGTCGCCTGCACGCGATCGCGGCCGAGCGCGGTCTTGGCCTCGAGCTCACCCCGCTCCATGAAGCCGAGGCCACGCGCTGCGATCCGGCCCTGATCGGAGAGCTCTCCGCCTCGCTGGCGCGCCGCGGCCATCTTGCGCGCGAGCTGCCGAGCGGCGCCGGCCATGACGCCATGGCGGTCGCCTCGCTTTGCCCGGTCGTCATGCTGTTCCTGCGCTGCCAGGGCGGCATCAGCCACAACCCGGCCGAATCCATCACCGTGGAAGATGCCGATGCGGCGGTCGAGGTGATACTCGACTTCCTCTTGCATTACCGCCCGCCAGGCCGGCAAGAGATCGAGGCGCGCCTCCGGCGCTGA